The Telopea speciosissima isolate NSW1024214 ecotype Mountain lineage chromosome 11, Tspe_v1, whole genome shotgun sequence genome includes the window ACAGGGTTAGAGTGAGGCATAACAGTAGAAAATGAAGATAAATCTGAAGGGATATGATCTGTCGCCCCCGAGTCTAATATCCAGGAAGTAGTACCAAAGAActatgaaaacaaaaattaccTGCGAGATTGGCTAGAGGGTGGGTGTTACCGGCAGGGAGCAATGATAAAAGCTGCTAAATCTGGGCTAGAGAGAGCGTGGGAGCCGATGAGGAGGTAGGTGAATCAGAAGTGGCAGCGGCAGCGAGAGGAGAGCCATGAGTATGGGGCTGTCCACGTGAACCAGGGCGTTTTGAAGCAGTGTTATGAGGAGTCCAGCCTTCGAGGTAACTGTGCTTCTTAAAACACTGGGATTCAGAGTGACCGTCCATCTTGTAATGGGTGCAATGATAATGGGGTTTGGGTAGCGCAGAAGTGGGCACAGATGCAACTTTCGAACCAGCAGCCATGGCAGCGTGATCTAGAGTTGCCGGTGCAATGGAATGAATAGAGCGTTGACGCTCCTCTTGCAACAATAATGAATAAGCCTTGGGAATAGAAGGCAATGGATCCATTAAAAGTATTTGGCTGCGAACAGCCGCATAAGAAGCATGCAAACCTTGTAAAAAATCCATTAGGTAATCTAAATCAGAGATAACGTTGAGAGCAGCAACAGAACCACAGGTACAGGTGGGTAAAGTGCGATAGGAAGATAACTCATCGCGATAGCCTTTCAGGGTTGTGTAGTAGGCGGATATGGATTCCAGACCTTCGCTGTGAGTGGAGATGGCGCGTCGAATCTCAAAGATGTGAGGTGCGTTCTTCTGAGAGAACCTAGTGTGCAAATCAAGCCAGGCATCCCTGGCCGAATCAAACCATAGTATACTGTGTGCGATGGATGGTATGGTGGAGTGGACGATCCATGATTGCACCATGCTGTTGCATCGGATCCAGTGGGGAGATCATCGGATGTCGCAGCAGGCCGGGGCAGAGTGCCATCAATGAAGGATCTTGGCCTCAAGAGCCATGGTCATATCCCGATGCCAGGTAGGAAAATTGTTGCCATCAAGGGCCGGGGTAACAAGGGAGGTATTTGGCTGATCAGATGAGTGCAAGTGGTAGGGAGAAGTGATCGGTAATGGAGAAGGAATAGTAGCAACAACAGTTGGTTCTCCCATGGTGGATCAAAGGGATCAACCTAcactgataccatgttaagtggATAAATCCAAGAGTGTTTGGCCAAAATGGCTTATCTTTGATCGTATTATGTATATCATTATATAGCAATTACAAGAGTGAAAGATAAGATTATAAAGATTACAAAGGATAAGATTACAAGGCTAAAATAATTCAAAGAATCTCCTATGAATATGCACAAGATAAAATCTGTCCTATAATAATGCACAAGATAAAATCTGCATCCTAATTTGGAGCAGACGTGTATGGTAAGATCAGTCATACTATGCATGTACATCAGAAATTCAATACTAGAAAAGTTTTCAGTTTCTTCTACTAggacaaaaaatatatttataagaTTCCAAGGTATAGGGGAGTTGGTTCTAAAAGTTAATATATCAAAAAGGGTTTTATTGCATAACCAGTTCTGCTTGATTGTGATATTTTTTGTCTTAGCTCTTCTCCATCCTTGCCAAATGCCAAAAAGCTCCACTTCTTTTGCATCCTGTGTTGTGAGGCTACCTGCATCTGTTAGGATGCTTTGTCCATCTATTAAAATATTATAAGTCCACTTTGCTAATTTAAGATTTGGTTCATATATTCCTGCAACAATCAAACCAAATATTTTCAATTCAAAGTTAGCAAAGATAGGGGTAAGTTGTACTAAAGATGTATAATGGGGAATGTCCATCGTGGATGGGTTCCTTATAGGAGGattaatattcaaatctgatgaCCATCTTAATACATTTTTTATGACCAACATGGGGTCAGCCTTAGAATCACACATGATAACTTTGTCCCTTTTTATTCTTAAGTATTTTTTACATCAGTATGTCTCACCATTCATGCATACTAGGTCCATACCCCATCATGTTTTATACACCTTCATGCATATACGCCTCGCTTAGGTTTTACTCCTTTTCATGTGTCTCTATAGTTGCTGTATTTTTTGTTATGCACGACATCATCATAATCCATTCATCTATGTACTATACTCTCTTCACATGCGATGAATTATACTTTTTCCTTTACTTTCATGTATACTAACTCCTACCTTGCAACCGAACCCTCGGGGTACATCTTCCTTACATCCTGTTTACTTTCACTTTCttacctttttttctctctattttcttacccaaaagcatgttatacaCCTTCCCCATCCAAGTAATTGGAAGACCGACTAGACCGGGCAGAccggggtgcctaataccttccccggacTGTAACTTGATCCGTACATAGATTAATGAACCGATCAGTCCCCAAAGGGCGTTGCATGAGAGTCAATCATACATTacgggtcctagaccctcctctaggtggtgaTTCCAACATACTTttaattcacctctctctcctccccaaagagggatgagctGGAGGACAAGTGGAGATCCCCCGCCATGGCCCATTGTCCTCACACTAGTAATCATGCCCAAATTTATGAGCTCCACCGCCAGGTTCGAGAGACAACCCAAAAGGAATTGTCCCGTATAGCCTATTATGCTACCTTAAATGCTCTTCAACAACAACTAGATTTCTATCATCCGGTCCCTATGGCTTGCGCCACTAATGCCACTACTTTTCAGCATGAACATGAAATTGAACGCGTTTATGACTTTCATACAGTCCTGAATCTAGAGTATGATCAGATTTGTATTCAGATTCTCAACAAAGATAAGTTTCCTATGCTCCTTAAAGCATACAATCTACTTCAAGATGAAGGCCTTCACAGTTCTGTCATGATGCCATTTATTAATCCTGTTAGCTCGGCTCTAGTTTCTACATCTAAAAACACGGACTCCTTTAGTACTATGTTTGCACCTGTTATAAGAGAGCTTGTCAGatgtgactattgtggcaaaCCCTTCCACACCCATAAGGCATGCTAGAAACTTTGTGGTCTTCCCAGGGGGGTCGTGATGGGAAAAAGGGATCTACTCACCACTAGGCCCATCTCTCTAAGACTACTAAGAACTCTTCACTTAGGCGCACTCCACCTGCCCCTACATCTACGGTGTCATTCTCTTTAGATCAATTATTAGCTCTTCAGCGCATGATGTCTTAGATTGAGATTCCTTCAATGACCAACCTTGCCTAGTTAGGTATTTTTCATGTCTCTTCCAGATCTAGTTCTTCATGTCTCATCGACTCAGAAGCTTCAGATCATATCATTAGTTCGTCAAACCTATTTTGGTCATACCTCCCCTATTCGAGTAAGGACAAAGTTCGAGTAATTGATGGCTGCTTATCATCAATTTCTGGTAAAGGTTCTGTGAAATGTTCTCCTACTATTTCGTTACCGTTCATCCTCCATGTTCCTAATCTTTAGGCTAACTTGCTTTCCATTTATGATCTCTCTGTGGAATTACTCTGTTCTGTCCCATTTTATTCTATCCACTTTCTTTTTCAGGATCTAGTGATTGGAGCGACAATTGGATATGGTAGGGTTCAGGACATGTTGTATTATCTGGATCTAGGTCTGACTACTCTACCTCTCGACTTTCTGCTCATACTCTTCAAACCAATAGTGTCCTCCTTCCTTTTGTACCTTGGGATTGATGTTTCCTTCTTTAATAAAGGACTATAGTCCAAACAAATTTCATTGTGATACTGGTGAGTTGGCTAAACATACTCGTGTTTATTACCCCCAAGTCCTGATAAAATTgatattcttttttctattattcaCTCTAATGTGTGAATTCAGGAATGTAGCTCCCATAATAATTCAAAGATGAGTATGTTTGTGGTGGTCCTCCACTTCAGTCTAATCTAACTTTTGGTATTTAGGTGGCAATTTTGAACAGTGAAGTTAGGCTTAGTTTGATATCATTTCCATGGAGGAGAAAAAAACCACTTAAAAATTGTTTGGATTCTAGGAACAGTTCCacagaagcaaaattaaatatGTTTTCTATGTTTTCAAAATACATTAGCCAAGACCAAAATGCACACACAAATTTATCTCTCATCTCCCACCCCTCACTCTGCCCTCTGTAACTCCAACCCCTATTGCTGTACCACCATTGACACAGCTCTACCGACGAAAGCTCTACAATTTGCCTTCTTCATCTCTTAGATCCTCTAATGGAGGCGCATGTTTATGCGGTGCTTGAGCAGACGCAGAGACAAATTTGATCACGTCTTGATGTTGTTTGGGGTATTGTGCACATACTTCATGGCTGGGATCCTCACAACACTCTCTCGTCCACCTGATCGTTCATCCTCGGATTGTCGAAAGCCCAATCTCATTTGTTAGCGACGAAGATCTCAAGCGGCGCCACCACTACTCCACCAACTGTCTCCTCAAGAGCATCGGTGGTAGAGCCAGTGTGGCATCCATATGGTGCACAATTCTTCCTTGTGGTGGGGATCACTTGAGCATCAATGAATATCAAATCAGATATTCACCATGAGCAAAAGGGGAGGTGTCTTGGAATGTGGCATTGGATGTACACCTTAACAAATGGTCTCATCTCTCTGATTTGGCTTGGCAGCTCTTCGATGTCTACTCGTTTTTGGTCTTCATCATTTCGATTTTTGTGGAGGAAAAAGGGCAAATAGAGGGATCAAGTAGAACGTAGGAGAAGTGTGGGAGTTGAAGAGGgcgagatgggagagagagagagagagagagagaaacccaCTACCCACTGTTACCAAACGTGTTTTTATCTTACAGaagtaattttcaaaaatagaaataaacttCTACCTCATAAATACTGCTGCGGAAAACATTATCTTTTTGCAAATATTAgacaatgagaatgaaaatgagACCCACTCTCACCAATTTGGCAAATTCTCAAATCTTTTCTTCAGTGATCAATGGCTCGATGCTACCTTAATACCATACACCTTTAAGTGTTACTATCATCACCCTTTGACAGTCACCTCCCCaccattcaaatttcaataaattaaaaaagggaaaggattTGTTGCCCGGTCACTTGGCCCCTGCACCAAGGCGGGGGCCAATGAGGGAACACATAGGGGCATCCAAATAGGAGAGgtggggtagtcatttcacccTTTGTGTGTGAGTGCAGGGAACGCATCcagacaacattctttttcctatGAAAAAGGAAGAGGTTtgctacttggttgcatggccTCTGCGTTAGCGTGGTGGGATGGGCATCCAAGAGGGGTGCGGTAAGTCATTTCATTGTCCCATATGAGAGGGCGCAAGGGGTGCTTCCAGGGCAGCATTATTTTTCCATAAATTTTTCTAGGGAAAAAATCCTTATCGCAGCATGTACTTAGACAC containing:
- the LOC122644906 gene encoding uncharacterized protein LOC122644906, which codes for MVQSWIVHSTIPSIAHSILWFDSARDAWLDLHTRFSQKNAPHIFEIRRAISTHSEGLESISAYYTTLKGYRDELSSYRTLPTCTCGSVAALNVISDLDYLMDFLQGLHASYAAVRSQILLMDPLPSIPKAYSLLLQEERQRSIHSIAPATLDHAAMAAGSKVASVPTSALPKPHYHCTHYKMDGHSESQCFKKHSYLEGWTPHNTASKRPGSRGQPHTHGSPLAAAATSDSPTSSSAPTLSLAQI